TAAAAATTCATCCATTGTTCGGAAAGATCTTAAACACTTTCGGCACACGATCGCTTGCAGCAGTCCTTAACCTGCTGATTGCTATAATTTTATCCCAGTATATCGGACCTGAAGGCAAAGGACAGCAAGGACTGCTTATCACTACCATCGCCTTGATCCTTGTTTTTTCAAACCTGGTTGGGGGAGCAACACTGGTATACCTGGTTCCCCGGTTCAAAACATCCCAGCTTTTTCTTCCTTCATATTTCTGGAGTGTTATGATAAGCCTGGCAGCGTACGGCATTGTATATGCTTTTCCGGTGATAAGTTCAGAATTCACCCTGCACATTGCCATACTGTCGGCCATTAACTCTTTTGCAAGCATCAACACTACCATCCTGATCGGGAAGGAGCAGATCCGGCAAGCCAATTTCATTTCCCTTCTTCAGCCTCTGCTTATTGTTGTCCTGCTTTTGATTTTCTTTTCCCTTCCTGCTTTTATCAATATTTACGCTTATATTATTGCCTTATATTTTTCCTTTGGGATAAGCTGGCTGACAGGATTATTTTTGCTCAGAAAACTCCCCTTATTGCGTGACTTTCGCTTTCGCGACAGCATACAGGCGATACGTGACCTCTTCCGTTACGGATTCCTGAACCAACTGGCCCATATCACACAGCTTCTCAGCTTCCGTTTAAGCTATTACATACTCAATTCGTTTCATGGGGAAGGAAGTGTAGGGATTTATTCCAACGGCATTGCACTTATGGAGTCGGTATGGCTCATCAGTAAAAGCATTTCGTTGGTCCAATATGCCCGCATTGCGAATCTGGATGATAAAAGCTACTCCCAAAGCCTCACCGTCAGGCTGCTCCAGGTCAGTCTTGTTTTCAGCCTGCTGATCATCCTGCCGTTACTTATCCTTCCTGCATCGGCGTATGTTTACATATTTGGCGAAGGGTTTTCAGGAATAAAAACAGCTATGTGGGCTTTGGCTCCCGGTGTGCTGATCTACAACATTAACATTATTGTGGGCCATTATTTTTCAGGAACCGGCAAGTACCAGTTTAACACTCTTGCCTCAGGCATCGGTCTTGCTGTTTCATTGATCTCATTTTACCTGTTGATACCTGCCTTTGATGTAGCAGGAGCCGGATGGGCTACCAGTATTTCCTATTTCGCAACATCCCTGGTCATCCTGTATTTTTTCAGGAAAGACTATTCTCTATTGAAGAGTGACTGGATATTCGGGAAACAAGGATTCCGACAGATAAGGCAGGAATTAAGGAAAGTGATACACCGCGAAAAATAATACCGTTTCAAGGTTCAAAAGGTATAGAGCGCAAATGCACATTAAAGACTTTATTAATATTCGCAGGGCTGGAAAATGTGCGGGAGGGCCATTCTTTTTTTGAAAACACCGCACAAAGGGTATTGGATACAAAATACAGGTTATTATGATACTGCCGCGGCGTCCCGTCAAGGATACCGGCCATCACCTCATAACGAATTGTTTCCGGATTGCGGGCATAATCATGCCAGACTACAATGCTATCTTCATGTACAAGATGCGTAAAAACTTTTATACTATCGTTTTTAACCATCTCATAATGATGATCCCCGTCGATGAAGATCAGGTCGAATTTGCGGTTTAGTCCCGGATAATCATAATCTACCGAATTCCCCCTGAGATGTACGATATTATCAAACTGACGCGATAATACCCCGTACTGACGGATATATTCTTCGGAGTAACCGGCTTCCCTGATCTCCAGTTGGGATAGGTTCAATGTATAACATTCTTCGGCAATCATGGCAACATTGGCTACACTTTCACCTCTCCAGGTTCCGATCTCAAAATACCTGCAGTTTTCTATCCCTTTTGCTAATCCGCGCAATAAGGCCAGATCGGTAGGCAGGGAACCTCCATCAAGAAATGAGTAGGGAGAAATCAGGTCATCCATTTCACCCCCCAGAACATCACAGATGTCCACCTCAGGAAACCCTTTATCCATACCATATTTTTTACCGATATACTTTTCCCATTCACCACTGTCGTTCAAGACATTGTTAAGCAACCATGGCCGCGTTGCAATTAGTGACAAGGCTTTCAGAAGTTTGGCAAGCTTATTCATCTCCACGTTTCTTTTGGGGCGGCAATTTACCTATTTTTCACATATAAAAGGAAACCCTGATTTGACCATTGAAGGAAGTATTCCTGTTCGAACCTACCCATATAATTCCGTATTGCAGGATCGGAATAAGCCTGATGGATAAGAATGTACTCAGCATCATTTTCTTCAAACCTCGCTTTCATGGAATCAGCATCCTGGTTTTTGGCATTTGCCAGGCTTTTCCTGCCGGTATACAAGGAGAGCACCCTGGGCTTAAAAAATACGATCACAGAGTTTTGGGGAATATTTTGACGGATATACTGCCAACACTCTTCAGAATCGTATTCCTGGGGCCCAGGCATCACATAATCATTCCTTAAAACCGCTTTTTCTGTACCGGAGAAAAATACCACCACCAGGATCATCCCCCCGGCCAGCATCCTATACCGGTAATTCAACCGGATGGCCAGGCGGAAGTCATGTATTCCTTCCAGGAAATAGTACAAAATAAATGGCAACAGCGGCAGGAGAAAACGGAATCCTGAATGACGATAGGGATATACCATAATAACACCAAGGTAACAAAGCACCAATAATTCGACAAAACCGGTCCGCCTCGCTATTCGGTTTACCAGTCCAAGCAATGCAAACACCACCACAAACGACCGGAGCAACAAGGAAAGAAACTGCCATCGCCCGTTTTCAGGATTGAAAAAATGTTCCAATACTCCTATATAATATGTGATATTTTCCAGGATGGTGATCCCCATGGGTTCGGCAGACCATATCCCTGTATACGCGGCCCCTTGCACAAGCGGGATAGGGAAAATGACTCTGTTCAGAAAAAAGTAGGTAACCCAGCTTAATCCTGCAACCGCAAAAGCTTTTGCAAGACAAGGAATCGTTCTGAAAACAGGATTTTTCCGGTTTCGCAACACCAGCACCAGTGACCATAGTGCGAAAGCCATCGGAAACACCCATCCTGCAACCCTTATGGAGATGAGAAAACCGCCCAGTAGCCCCACGATTATAATTCTTTTCCAGGAAGGGTTTTCCTGGCGGAAGACCAATAAAGAAAGACCCAGCAGCAAGGTTGCAAATGGCAGGTCCGACATGATCTCTGTTCTAAACGACAACATCCAGGGATTGTATGCCATCACTAAAACCATGAAAAAAACGATTAGCCCCGGGAAAGCCTGCCTGAGGAAAAGCGCCGACAAAACTGCAAACAGGAACAGAAAAAAAGTGATATAAAGGGTCAGCATATGAATATCGGCTCCCCAAATCGCCAAAACCGGGGAAAGCAGGATAGGAAAGCCTACAGGATAAGCGGGCGGACCCAACACAGGATTGTCGGGATTATAGATATACGGGGTTTCCGACATAGACTTCCCTTCCATTATATTCTGCCCCTGCATGATGTACATGGCAAAATCTCCGCCCCAGTCGTGAGTTTTGAGGATATTGATAAAAAACAATGGTGTTAGCACCAGAATGATCAGAATAATAAATGAATGACGGCGGAAGAAGAAGATAAAGTTTTTCATCCCGGCTGCTAATGTTCATTGGATTTATCAGGACGAATCATGGAATAAAGACTCAGTCCACGGTGCTTATAGCCATTCCAGAAAAGAATAAATCCCGGAACAAGCAAGAGCACTGACAGGAACAGGAGTTCCTGGTTAGCAAAAATGAGAAACCCTGTAAGGGCAATCCCTTCCAGCATAATGATGGCACCGGAGCACATAAAACACCTCCAGGGAAGCATAATGTTTATAAGCAACAGAACCATCACAACTGCAAGCAAACCCATGCCTGCGAAGGAAGCATCATGGTTTTG
This region of Bacteroidota bacterium genomic DNA includes:
- a CDS encoding polysaccharide biosynthesis C-terminal domain-containing protein translates to MFGKILNTFGTRSLAAVLNLLIAIILSQYIGPEGKGQQGLLITTIALILVFSNLVGGATLVYLVPRFKTSQLFLPSYFWSVMISLAAYGIVYAFPVISSEFTLHIAILSAINSFASINTTILIGKEQIRQANFISLLQPLLIVVLLLIFFSLPAFINIYAYIIALYFSFGISWLTGLFLLRKLPLLRDFRFRDSIQAIRDLFRYGFLNQLAHITQLLSFRLSYYILNSFHGEGSVGIYSNGIALMESVWLISKSISLVQYARIANLDDKSYSQSLTVRLLQVSLVFSLLIILPLLILPASAYVYIFGEGFSGIKTAMWALAPGVLIYNINIIVGHYFSGTGKYQFNTLASGIGLAVSLISFYLLIPAFDVAGAGWATSISYFATSLVILYFFRKDYSLLKSDWIFGKQGFRQIRQELRKVIHREK
- a CDS encoding class I SAM-dependent methyltransferase, which encodes MNKLAKLLKALSLIATRPWLLNNVLNDSGEWEKYIGKKYGMDKGFPEVDICDVLGGEMDDLISPYSFLDGGSLPTDLALLRGLAKGIENCRYFEIGTWRGESVANVAMIAEECYTLNLSQLEIREAGYSEEYIRQYGVLSRQFDNIVHLRGNSVDYDYPGLNRKFDLIFIDGDHHYEMVKNDSIKVFTHLVHEDSIVVWHDYARNPETIRYEVMAGILDGTPRQYHNNLYFVSNTLCAVFSKKEWPSRTFSSPANINKVFNVHLRSIPFEP